From Cuculus canorus isolate bCucCan1 chromosome 7, bCucCan1.pri, whole genome shotgun sequence, one genomic window encodes:
- the ZNF511 gene encoding zinc finger protein 511, producing the protein MALVPPGLRRRLQEAPAPLPALLPAVAPVPPPPPFTFVPRRHRLDRVHALLEDGDVHRHLYLRGVLSGLAEAAERPRVSEFSCHISGCCQVFDTLEGYEHHYNSLHRNVCSFCKRSFPSGHLLDIHILEWHDSLFEIMAEKQNMYKCLVEGCTEMFKSSEDRKNHLVTIHLYPADFRFDKPKKVKSGPKHMSSSTQQGASVPMDVSMETLEQCQVDPMETRPSENMEIPQPAASPSPSVPEKRLYKSRVPSTICFGQGATRGFKGPRKKV; encoded by the exons ATGGCGCTGGTGCCACCCGGGCTGCGCCGCCGCCTGCAGGaggccccggccccgctccccgcgCTGCTCCCTGCCGTGGCCCCGGTCCCTCCCCCGCCACCGTTCACCTTCGTCCCCCGGCGCCACCGCCTGGACCGCGTCCACGCGCTGCTGGAG GATGGGGACGTCCACAGGCACCTCTACCTGCGGGGCGTCCTCAGCGGCCTGGCGGAAGCGGCGGAGAGGCCCAG GGTGTCTGAATTCAGTTGCCACATCTCTGGGTGCTGCCAGGTCTTTGACACACTGGAGGGCTACGAGCACCACTACAACTCACTGCACAGGAACGTCTGCTCCTTCTGCAAGCGATCCTTCCCATCAGGGCACCTGTTGGACATTCACATACTGGAGTGGCATGACTCACTCTTCGAGATAATGGCCGAGAAGCAGAACATG TACAAGTGTTTGGTAGAAGGCTGCACAGAGATGTTCAAGAGCAGCGAGGACAGAAAGAATCACTTGGTCACCATTCACCTTTACCCTGCTGACTTTCGCTTTGATAAACCTAAGAAGGTGAAAAG TGGCCCCAAGCACATGAGCTCTTCCACGCAGCAGGGTGCCAGCGTGCCGATGGATGTGAGCATGGAGACGTTGGAGCAATGCCAAGTGGACCCCATGGAAACAAGGCCCAGTGAGAACATGGAGATCCCTCAGCCTGCAGCCAGCCCCAGTCCTTCGGTGCCAGAGAAACGACTCTATAAATCCAG GGTCCCATCCACCATTTGCTTTGGACAAGGTGCCACCCGAGGATTTAAAGGACCAAGGAAGAAAGTGTGA
- the LOC128852713 gene encoding uncharacterized protein LOC128852713 isoform X1: MGSPRSKARPSPAGKVRCKGWTAGGQQPWNGTVDRAGGHRGAAGGALRGKKELWVQGLWVQASTGRSCGCRWAPANTATAKVAPLPSLCQPGSCAALHHRPAGYCPPSARTQGHSGEPLTFLYLALPDTGQPMRDLCHPLAPHLLFPQALSNTRQKNLAAEQALAKEIILDVPAVELPEGSKLVEPGMPQVLEGPEEDRDNLHHPEDDAKEVDAHRALWRLVPKVQNSLEEDRDHFHHS; the protein is encoded by the exons ATGGGCAGCCCGAGGAGTAAAGCGCGGCCGTCACCAGCGGGCAAAGTGCGGTGCAAGGGTTGGACAGCTGGAGGACAGCAGCCATGGAACGGTACGGTGGACAGGGCTGGAGGGCACAGGGGGGCAGCAGGGGGAGCGCTGAGGGGCAAGAAGGAGCTGTGGGTGCAGGGACTGTGGGTGCAGGCaagcacaggcaggagctgtgggtgcaGGTGGGCACCAGCCAACACAGCTACTGCCAAAGTGGCTCCTCTGCCCTCTCTCTGCCAGCCTGGCAGCTGCGCAGCTCTGCATCACCGTCCTGCTGGGTACTGCCCTCCTTCTGCCCGCACCCAGGGGCACTCAGGTGAGCCCCTAACCTTTCTTTACCTTGCCCTCCCGGACACAGGGCAACCCATGCGTGATCTGTGCCACCCCCTGGCACCCCACCTTCTCTTCCCGCAGGCTCTAAGCAACACCAGGCAGAAGAACCTGGCTGCGGAGCAGGCTTTGGCCAAGGAAAT CATCCTGGACGTACCAGCCGTGGAGCTGCCAGAGGGCTCCAAATTGGTGGAACCGGGCATGCCCCAAGTCCTGGAGGGACCAGAGGAGGATCGTGACAACCTCCATCACCCTGAGGATGATGCCAAGGAGGTTGATGCCCACAGAGCACTCTGGAGGCTGGTCCCGAAGGTGCAGAACAGCCTGGAGGAAGACCGTGACCATTTCCACCACAGTTGA
- the LOC128852713 gene encoding uncharacterized protein LOC128852713 isoform X2, whose product MERLAAAQLCITVLLGTALLLPAPRGTQALSNTRQKNLAAEQALAKEIILDVPAVELPEGSKLVEPGMPQVLEGPEEDRDNLHHPEDDAKEVDAHRALWRLVPKVQNSLEEDRDHFHHS is encoded by the exons ATGGAACG CCTGGCAGCTGCGCAGCTCTGCATCACCGTCCTGCTGGGTACTGCCCTCCTTCTGCCCGCACCCAGGGGCACTCAG GCTCTAAGCAACACCAGGCAGAAGAACCTGGCTGCGGAGCAGGCTTTGGCCAAGGAAAT CATCCTGGACGTACCAGCCGTGGAGCTGCCAGAGGGCTCCAAATTGGTGGAACCGGGCATGCCCCAAGTCCTGGAGGGACCAGAGGAGGATCGTGACAACCTCCATCACCCTGAGGATGATGCCAAGGAGGTTGATGCCCACAGAGCACTCTGGAGGCTGGTCCCGAAGGTGCAGAACAGCCTGGAGGAAGACCGTGACCATTTCCACCACAGTTGA